The genomic segment GGGTGAAGAACGTTTATTTATTGGTATTGGACATATTGATAATGACGGTCGTGTTGCACCCAAGCGTTTAGTTGTTTTTCGAGACGAAGTCGAAGAAGATAAATAAACACTTTGAAGTGTCCTGATTGAGAAAGAGTAAAGCCTTGCGGTTTTACTCTTTTTTTTATTGCTTTATTATTGTTCATCCGTATAATTCGCCCTTCACGTAGTGGCTGAATCAGAGATTGGCTGCTGCAAATATTAAACACTCTTACTCAGGAGAGATTTATGTCTCTGAATGCAGAAACTAAAGCAGCAATCGTTGCAGAATACGCACAATCTGAAGGCGATACAGGTTCACCAGAAGTACAAGTAGCACTACTTACTGCTTCTATCAACCACCTTCAAGGTCACTTTGCTAATCACAAGCACGATCACCACAGCCGTCGTGGTCTATTACGTATGGTTTCAAGCCGTCGTAAGCTTCTTGATTACCTTAAAGGTAAAAACAGTACTCGTTACCAAGATCTAATCAAACGTCTAGGCCTACGTCGCTAATTTGCGATGTCTGTAAAGACAGTTTGACAAAAAGGAGCGTTTATCGCTCCTTTTTTTGTGCCTGCAATTCCCCTTTTTCATTTCTGAACCTCGCATATTGCCCTGATTGGGGTATACTATGGCGGTTGAAATCGCAGTGTGCGTTTTTAACTTTATAATTTCATTCAGCTATTACAGTCACCGAAGTCGGCCACTAGGTCGCGACTATTACAAGTTATCTTTAGCTAAGTAAGTTTGTACTAGTCGCGATTGGTAATAGGTGAATTATCACTTAAATTTTCTTAATTTTAGCTAGAAATAGTTAGATAATTAGGAATAAAGGAAAAATAATGTTCGCGAATCCAGTCGTAAAATCATTCCAGTACGGTAACCACACCGTAACTCTAGAAACGGGCGTAATGGCTCGTCAAGCAACTGCTGCTGTAATGGCAAGCATGGACGATACTTCAGTATTCGTTTCTGTTGTTGCTAAAAAAGACGCAGTACCAGGTCAAGACTTCTTCCCACTAACAGTAAACTACCAAGAGCGTACATACGCTGCTGGTAAAATCCCTGGTGGTTTCTTTAAGCGTGAAGGTCGTCCTTCAGAAGGCGAAACTTTAACGGCTCGTCTAATCGACCGTCCAATTCGTCCACTTTTCCCAAGTGCGTTTAAAAACGAAGTTCAAGTTATCGCTACGGTTGTTTCTATCAACCCTGACGTAAACCCAGACATGATCACTATGATCGCAACGTCTGCGGCACTTTCTATCGCTGGTGTACCATTCAATGGTCCTATCGGTGCTGCACGTGTTGGTCACATCAATGGTGAGCTAGTTCTTAACCCATCAAACACTGAGCTTGAAAACTCTAAACTAGACCTAGTTGTGTCTGGTACAGAAGGCGCAGTATTAATGGTTGAATCAGAAGCTGATAACCTATCTGAAGAAGAAATGCTTTCTGCTGTTGTATTTGGTCATGACCAA from the Aliivibrio wodanis genome contains:
- the rpsO gene encoding 30S ribosomal protein S15, with translation MSLNAETKAAIVAEYAQSEGDTGSPEVQVALLTASINHLQGHFANHKHDHHSRRGLLRMVSSRRKLLDYLKGKNSTRYQDLIKRLGLRR